The following coding sequences are from one Halobaculum magnesiiphilum window:
- a CDS encoding bacterio-opsin activator domain-containing protein, producing MASSPSVLDSSTVLLVGTDDWLSQFATTLERRTDASVQHVRTKPEAIDTIRTRPTDCLICGYTLDETAGLQLLREIREETSVLPVLLGTTAGSEAIASEAIKAGVTDYIALTEPPAQMTDELIERTERAIRAAQRSATQRDRARQFDAIFNDSRTATWVLDPDGALARVNETARKMVDEAIDTLVGEPFWTLPWWSQADTTNTDVHQLVEKAQDGTFGNAVVPQPPDVDDPRVIDLSVRPVENERGDLVSIVVEGVDITERVELERNLRESEELHRVTLNNMTDTVLITDEAGEYTYVCPNVHFIFGYTVDEIRDLGTIDDLLGDDLFDREELAEDGVLKNIETTATDKAGRKHTLLVNVREVSIQDGTLLFSCRDITKRKQREEALATLHETARDFLYAETHQEIAQHVVDDTPGVLDIDASAVYLFDGEANNLRPAAHSATMTELNGPLPTVHADGETLPSYSFVEDEALFFDDVHDADRLENPATDLRSAAYIPLGNHGVFIAGSNQVEAFDEVTRELADLLAATAEAALDRVTRESRLREQDRTLQAQNEQLTALNRINETIREIDQALVQAETREEIDHTVCELLTADDRFRFAWIGTIDPTTDTLEPRAWAGTEQGYLDSQLFTVQKSGAEPAGQTAATGDVTMVTNVAAGLRDEAWRKDAISRDYLSVLSIPLVYNDLTHGVLTVYAPTQDAFDETAMAVLGELGETIASALSAIERKNALLTTSMTRVEFTIDDPKFVLSRLAQDAECTLSYQGGVQQSTEGSYVFVTVEDRAVTDVVDAASQLVGVDDVQQISADGEGGVLRLRLTQPFLALEMADHGAVFREATADPTTTTLVIDIPDSIDVRTITQLVRETFAGVELRAKQTLDQTAEHNLYSKFLDSVTERQLEVIQTAYYSGFFESPRESTGEDVAETLGISPPAFYQHARTVQRKLFAALFEENNHPVAASTVKVQ from the coding sequence ATGGCCTCTTCACCATCCGTTCTGGACTCGTCGACGGTGTTGCTCGTCGGGACAGACGACTGGCTCTCGCAATTCGCTACGACGCTCGAGAGGCGGACTGATGCCAGCGTACAACACGTTCGAACCAAGCCAGAGGCCATCGACACCATCCGAACGCGTCCCACGGACTGCCTCATTTGCGGATACACCCTCGATGAGACGGCCGGCCTCCAACTCCTCCGAGAGATACGTGAGGAAACGTCTGTGCTCCCAGTCCTCCTCGGGACTACTGCCGGGAGCGAGGCCATCGCTAGCGAGGCTATCAAAGCCGGCGTCACAGATTACATCGCGCTCACAGAGCCGCCAGCACAGATGACCGACGAACTCATCGAACGAACCGAGCGTGCAATCCGGGCCGCACAGCGGTCGGCCACGCAACGGGACCGGGCCAGACAGTTCGACGCGATCTTCAACGATTCGCGAACCGCGACGTGGGTGCTCGACCCGGATGGTGCGCTTGCCCGTGTGAATGAGACAGCACGAAAGATGGTGGATGAAGCCATCGATACGCTCGTCGGCGAACCGTTCTGGACGCTTCCGTGGTGGTCACAGGCCGATACAACGAACACGGATGTCCACCAACTCGTGGAGAAAGCACAAGACGGGACGTTCGGCAACGCGGTCGTCCCACAGCCGCCAGACGTCGATGACCCGCGCGTTATCGACCTCTCCGTGCGCCCCGTCGAAAACGAGCGCGGCGATCTCGTCTCGATCGTTGTCGAAGGCGTCGATATCACCGAGCGCGTCGAACTCGAGCGGAATCTCAGAGAGTCCGAAGAACTGCACCGGGTCACGCTCAACAACATGACCGATACCGTGCTCATCACAGACGAAGCCGGCGAGTACACCTACGTCTGTCCCAACGTCCACTTCATCTTCGGCTACACAGTCGATGAGATCCGTGACCTCGGGACGATCGACGACCTTCTCGGCGACGACCTCTTCGACCGGGAGGAGCTCGCAGAAGACGGCGTGCTCAAGAACATCGAGACGACGGCGACCGATAAAGCCGGGCGCAAGCACACGCTCCTCGTCAACGTCCGCGAAGTCTCAATTCAAGACGGGACCCTTCTCTTCAGCTGTCGTGATATCACGAAACGCAAACAACGCGAGGAAGCCCTCGCCACGCTCCACGAGACGGCCCGCGATTTCCTCTACGCCGAGACCCACCAGGAAATCGCCCAGCACGTCGTCGACGACACCCCTGGTGTGCTCGATATCGATGCGAGTGCCGTCTATCTCTTCGACGGTGAGGCGAACAACCTTCGGCCCGCAGCCCACTCAGCGACGATGACCGAGCTGAACGGGCCACTCCCGACCGTGCACGCCGACGGGGAAACGCTCCCGAGCTACAGTTTCGTCGAAGACGAGGCTCTGTTCTTCGACGACGTTCACGACGCAGACCGGCTCGAAAATCCAGCAACTGATCTCCGAAGTGCGGCCTACATCCCACTCGGCAATCACGGTGTGTTTATCGCGGGCTCGAACCAGGTCGAAGCGTTCGACGAGGTGACGCGAGAATTGGCCGACCTGCTCGCAGCAACCGCCGAGGCAGCCCTCGACCGCGTCACACGGGAATCACGACTCCGCGAGCAAGACCGAACACTCCAGGCACAAAACGAGCAACTAACCGCCCTGAATCGCATCAATGAGACGATTCGAGAAATCGATCAAGCCCTCGTCCAGGCGGAGACGCGCGAGGAAATCGATCACACGGTCTGTGAGCTGTTGACTGCCGACGACCGGTTCCGATTCGCTTGGATCGGGACGATTGACCCGACGACTGACACCCTGGAGCCTCGTGCCTGGGCCGGGACCGAACAGGGGTACTTGGATAGTCAATTGTTCACCGTCCAGAAGTCGGGTGCAGAACCAGCCGGACAAACCGCAGCCACTGGCGATGTGACGATGGTGACGAACGTCGCTGCTGGTCTCCGTGATGAGGCGTGGCGGAAAGACGCCATCTCTCGTGACTACCTGTCCGTGTTGAGCATCCCGCTCGTATACAACGACCTTACCCATGGTGTGTTGACAGTGTACGCACCGACCCAGGATGCGTTCGACGAGACAGCGATGGCTGTCCTGGGGGAACTCGGCGAAACCATCGCGTCCGCCCTCAGTGCGATTGAACGGAAGAATGCGTTGCTCACGACGTCGATGACACGTGTCGAATTTACCATCGACGACCCGAAGTTTGTCCTCTCACGACTGGCACAGGACGCGGAGTGCACCCTCTCGTATCAGGGGGGCGTCCAGCAGTCCACGGAAGGCAGCTACGTGTTCGTGACCGTCGAAGACCGGGCGGTAACTGATGTGGTAGACGCCGCCTCGCAGCTGGTCGGTGTCGACGACGTGCAGCAGATCAGTGCGGATGGGGAAGGGGGCGTTCTCCGGCTCCGGCTCACACAACCGTTCCTGGCCTTGGAGATGGCTGATCACGGTGCCGTCTTCCGCGAAGCGACCGCTGATCCGACCACGACGACGCTCGTCATCGATATCCCGGACAGCATCGACGTCCGAACAATCACACAGCTCGTCCGTGAGACGTTCGCTGGCGTCGAGCTGCGCGCCAAGCAGACGCTCGATCAGACCGCTGAACACAATCTCTACTCGAAGTTCCTCGATTCAGTAACCGAGCGGCAACTGGAGGTGATCCAGACGGCGTACTACAGTGGGTTCTTCGAGTCGCCCCGTGAGAGCACGGGCGAAGACGTAGCGGAGACACTCGGCATCTCCCCACCCGCGTTCTATCAACACGCCCGGACGGTCCAACGGAAACTGTTTGCTGCACTTTTCGAAGAAAACAATCACCCGGTGGCGGCCTCCACGGTGAAAGTTCAATAA
- a CDS encoding ArsR family transcriptional regulator yields the protein MSETDTGAADAGPFAEQQRLFKLLSQDTRHLIIQELLGHPTHLMSLAELEYMTGKSQAAIKDQLETLIDAGLLARYTYEPSEGTRDLPSQFYGFTERGVEVLHDYKYLRGLPVARAFYENTRKTEKIERHESAPRPELPEAVAEALEFDEPDLDAVDSGTTR from the coding sequence ATGAGCGAAACCGACACTGGCGCGGCCGATGCAGGGCCGTTCGCGGAACAGCAGCGGCTGTTCAAGCTGCTGTCCCAGGACACGCGCCATCTCATCATCCAGGAGCTGCTGGGCCACCCCACCCATCTGATGTCGCTCGCCGAACTCGAGTATATGACTGGGAAGAGCCAGGCGGCCATCAAAGACCAGCTGGAGACGCTGATCGATGCAGGGCTCCTTGCACGCTACACGTACGAACCAAGCGAGGGAACACGTGATCTCCCCTCCCAGTTCTACGGATTCACAGAGCGAGGCGTCGAGGTCCTCCACGACTACAAGTATCTCCGTGGCCTCCCGGTTGCACGGGCCTTCTACGAAAACACGCGGAAGACCGAGAAAATCGAGCGCCACGAATCGGCGCCCCGTCCGGAGCTTCCCGAAGCTGTCGCGGAAGCCCTCGAGTTCGACGAGCCCGATCTCGACGCCGTCGATAGTGGCACAACCCGATAG